In a genomic window of Vigna angularis cultivar LongXiaoDou No.4 chromosome 6, ASM1680809v1, whole genome shotgun sequence:
- the LOC108340994 gene encoding probable WRKY transcription factor 31, with translation MDKGWGLTLDTSSSQSLSLFPSKQPSTSFSKLTSDTMFPLLGFPVNLSRPAAKDDEHNRKVVGEVDFFSDRITKPTSPPSHDQHVKPNIVKKEIVETPLHVNTGLQLLTANTGSDQSTVDDGVSSDAEDKRAKTTELAQMQVELQRMNEENKKLKEMLSHVTGNYTALQMHLMTLMHQNQRTENTENEVVQGKADDKNHAVGGGKVPRQFLDIGPSGAAEADDQVSDSSSDERTRSSTPQNNNIEVGTRDGVRNVNAKRELGREESPESESQGWGPNKLQKVNPSSAIDQSTTEATMRKARVSVRARSEAPMISDGCQWRKYGQKMAKGNPCPRAYYRCTMAVGCPVRKQVQRCAEDRTILVTTYEGTHNHPLPPAAMAMASTTTAAASMLLSGSMSSADGIMNPNLLARAIIPCNSSMATLSASAPFPTVTLDLTHNPNPLQFQRPATPFQVPFLQGQPQNFGSGATPIAQAQALYNQSKFSGLQLSQEVGSSQLAAQASRPPLQSSQQPSPADTVSAAAAAITSNPNFTAVLAAAISSIIGGAHDANNNTNNNNSTSRTTISSFSGN, from the exons ATGGACAAAGGATGGGGACTCACCCTTGACACCTCTTCCTCGCAATCTCTCTCATTATTCCCTTCCAAACAGCCTTCCACTTCTTTCTCCAAACTCACCAGCGACACCATGTTCCCTCTCCTCGGATTCCCCGTCAACCTTAGCCGCCCCGCTGCCAAGGACGACGAACACAACCGCAAAGTCGTCGGTGAAGTCGACTTCTTCTCTGATAGAATCACCAAACCAACCTCCCCACCCTCCCACGACCAACACGTTAAACCCAACATCGTCAAGAAGGAAATTGTTGAAACACCTCTCCACGTTAAT aCTGGTTTACAACTCCTTACTGCTAACACCGGGAGTGACCAATCGACCGTCGATGATGGGGTTTCATCGGATGCAGAAGATAAGCGAGCCAAAACCACCGAG CTTGCACAGATGCAAGTGGAGCTTCAACGCATGAACGAAGAGAACAAGAAGCTGAAAGAGATGCTGAGCCATGTTACCGGTAACTACACGGCCTTGCAGATGCATCTCATGACATTAATGCATCAGAACCAGCGCACAGAGAACACAGAAAATGAG GTTGTTCAGGGAAAGGCGGATGATAAAAATCATGCTGTTGGTGGAGGAAAGGTTCCAAGACAGTTCCTTGATATAGGTCCCAGTGGCGCAGCCGAAGCAGATGACCAAGTGTCTGACTCTTCCTCCGATGAGAGAACACGATCGAGCACACCTCAGAACAATAACATTGAAGTTGGAACAAGAGACGGTGTGAGAAATGTTAATGCCAAAAGAGAGTTGGGTAGGGAAGAGAGCCCAGAGTCAGAATCCCAAGGTTGGGGTCCTAATAAGCTTCAGAAAGTTAACCCTTCCAGTGCTATCGATCAGTCCACTACAGAAGCCACAATGAGAAAAGCTCGTGTCTCAGTTCGTGCTCGATCAGAAGCTCCCATG ATAAGCGATGGGTGCCAATGGCGAAAATATGGACAAAAAATGGCCAAGGGGAACCCATGTCCTCGAGCATATTATAGATGCACTATGGCAGTTGGTTGCCCAGTTCGCAAACAA GTTCAACGTTGTGCTGAGGATAGAACGATTTTGGTTACAACTTATGAAGGTACACATAACCATCCACTGCCACCTGCCGCTATGGCCATGGCGTCAACCACTACAGCTGCTGCTAGCATGTTACTGTCAGGGTCAATGTCCAGTGCAGATGGAATTATGAACCCCAATTTGCTAGCTAGAGCAATCATTCCTTGCAATTCTAGCATGGCAACACTATCAGCTTCAGCACCATTTCCAACTGTGACTTTGGACCTCACACATAACCCGAACCCGTTGCAATTTCAGAGACCAGCTACCCCATTCCAAGTGCCCTTCCTTCAAGGGCAGCCTCAGAACTTTGGATCCGGAGCCACCCCGATTGCACAAGCACAAGCACTTTATAATCAATCAAAATTCTCTGGTCTTCAACTATCTCAGGAAGTAGGTTCTTCCCAGTTGGCTGCACAAGCTTCTAGACCACCCTTACAGTCTAGCCAGCAACCCTCGCCGGCTGATACAGTCAGTGCTGCCGCGGCCGCTATCACCTCCAATCCAAACTTCACCGCCGTCCTCGCCGCCGCAATCTCCTCTATCATAGGCGGTGCTCATGATGCAAACAATAACACCAATAACAACAACAGCACAAGCAGGACTACCATCAGCAGCTTTTCAGGAAACTGA